In Streptomyces venezuelae, the sequence TCCGGAAACGGCGTGGAAATGTTCTGGTAAGGTTGGAACCGCTGGAAAGGGAAAGCGCGAAAGCGAGAACCTGGAAAGCGCCGAGGAAGTCGGACACGAAAGAGTCTGATAGAGTCGGAAACGCAAGAACAGAACGAAAGCCCGGAGGAAAGCCCGAGAGGGTGAGTACAAAGGAAGCGTCCGTTCCTTGAGAACTCAACAGCGTGCCAAAAATCAACGCCAGAAGTTGATACCCCGTCCACTTCGGTGGATGAGGTTCCTTTGAAAAAGACCTGTGAGGTCGCCTTCGGGTGATGCTTGCAGGCAACAACACAGCGAGGACGTTGTGGCGCGTCGGTCATATTCCGACATGATGCGCCCGCTCTAAGTGATGTGTGCACCCGATTACGGGTAAACATTCATGGAGAGTTTGATCCTGGCTCAGGACGAACGCTGGCGGCGTGCTTAACACATGCAAGTCGAACGATGAAGCCCTTCGGGGTGGATTAGTGGCGAACGGGTGAGTAACACGTGGGCAATCTGCCCTTCACTCTGGGACAAGCCCTGGAAACGGGGTCTAATACCGGATACCACTCCTGCCTGCATGGGCGGGGGTTGAAAGCTCCGGCGGTGAAGGATGAGCCCGCGGCCTATCAGCTTGTTGGTGGGGTAATGGCCCACCAAGGCGACGACGGGTAGCCGGCCTGAGAGGGCGACCGGCCACACTGGGACTGAGACACGGCCCAGACTCCTACGGGAGGCAGCAGTGGGGAATATTGCACAATGGGCGAAAGCCTGATGCAGCGACGCCGCGTGAGGGATGACGGCCTTCGGGTTGTAAACCTCTTTCAGCAGGGAAGAAGCGAAAGTGACGGTACCTGCAGAAGAAGCGCCGGCTAACTACGTGCCAGCAGCCGCGGTAATACGTAGGGCGCAAGCGTTGTCCGGAATTATTGGGCGTAAAGAGCTCGTAGGCGGCTTGTCACGTCGGATGTGAAAGCCCGAGGCTTAACCTCGGGTCTGCATTCGATACGGGCTAGCTAGAGTGTGGTAGGGGAGATCGGAATTCCTGGTGTAGCGGTGAAATGCGCAGATATCAGGAGGAACACCGGTGGCGAAGGCGGATCTCTGGGCCATTACTGACGCTGAGGAGCGAAAGCGTGGGGAGCGAACAGGATTAGATACCCTGGTAGTCCACGCCGTAAACGTTGGGAACTAGGTGTTGGCGACATTCCACGTCGTCGGTGCCGCAGCTAACGCATTAAGTTCCCCGCCTGGGGAGTACGGCCGCAAGGCTAAAACTCAAAGGAATTGACGGGGGCCCGCACAAGCGGCGGAGCATGTGGCTTAATTCGACGCAACGCGAAGAACCTTACCAAGGCTTGACATATACCGGAAAGCATTAGAGATAGTGCCCCCCTTGTGGTCGGTATACAGGTGGTGCATGGCTGTCGTCAGCTCGTGTCGTGAGATGTTGGGTTAAGTCCCGCAACGAGCGCAACCCTTGTCCTGTGTTGCCAGCATGCCCTTCGGGGTGATGGGGACTCACAGGAGACCGCCGGGGTCAACTCGGAGGAAGGTGGGGACGACGTCAAGTCATCATGCCCCTTATGTCTTGGGCTGCACACGTGCTACAATGGCCGGTACAATGAGCTGCGATACCGTGAGGTGGAGCGAATCTCAAAAAGCCGGTCTCAGTTCGGATTGGGGTCTGCAACTCGACCCCATGAAGTCGGAGTCGCTAGTAATCGCAGATCAGCATTGCTGCGGTGAATACGTTCCCGGGCCTTGTACACACCGCCCGTCACGTCACGAAAGTCGGTAACACCCGAAGCCGGTGGCCCAACCCGTAAGGGAGGGAGCTGTCGAAGGTGGGACTGGCGATTGGGACGAAGTCGTAACAAGGTAGCCGTACCGGAAGGTGCGGCTGGATCACCTCCTTTCTAAGGAGCACAGTACCGATTGCAGACAAACGTTCTGCACGGTCAGCTCATGGGTGGAACGTTGATTAGTTGGCACGGTCATGAGAGTCCTTCACGAGTACTGCTTCGGCGTGGAAAGTGACGAGATTTCGAGTGGTCGTGCTTGGCACGTTGTTGGGTCCTGAAGGTACGGCCGTTTGGTCTTGTCTTCAGTGCCGGCCCCGGTGAAGCACTCTTCAGGGAGTGTGTGACGGGTGGCTGGTCGTTGTTTGAGAACTACACAGTGGACGCGAGCATCTGTGGCCAAGTTTTTAAGGGCGCACGGTGGATGCCTTGGCACCAGGAACCGATGAAGGACGTGAGAGGCCGCGATAGGCCCCGGGGAGCTGCCAACTGAGCTTTGATCCGGGGGTGTCCGAATGGGGAAACCCGGCAGTCGTCATGGGCTGTCACCCACTGCTGAACACATAGGCAGTGTGGAGGGAACGAGGGGAAGTGAAACATCTCAGTACCCTCAGGAAGAGAAAACAACCGTGATTCCGGGAGTAGTGGCGAGCGAAACCGGATGAGGCCAAACCGTATGCGTGTGATACCCGGCAGGGGTTGCGCATGCGGGGTTGTGGGAATGAGCTTGATCGGTCTGCCGGCCGGTCGGCGAGTCAGAAACCGTATGGATAGGCGAAGGACATGCGAAAGGTCCGGCGTAGAGGGTAAGACCCCCGTAGCTGAAATCTGTACGGCTTGCTTGCTCATCTCCCAAGTAGCACGGGGCCCGAGAAATCCCGTGTGAATCTGGCGGGACCACCCGCTAAGCCTAAATATTCCCTGGTGACCGATAGCGGATAGTACCGTGAGGGAATGGTGAAAAGTACCGCGGGAGCGGAGTGAAATAGTACCTGAAACCGTGTGCCTACAAGCCGTGGGAGCGTCGCTGTATGTGCTTGCACATGCAGTCGTGACTGCGTGCCTTTTGAAGAATGAGCCTGCGAGTTAGCGGTGTGTAGCGAGGTTAACCCGTGTGGGGAAGCCGTAGCGAAAGCGAGTCCGAATAGGGCGATTGAGTTGCACGCTCTAGACCCGAAGCGGAGTGATCTAGCCATGGGCAGGTTGAAGCGGAGGTAAGACTTCGTGGAGGACCGAACCCACCAGGGTTGAAAACCTGGGGGATGACCTGTGGTTAGGGGTGAAAGGCCAATCAAACTCCGTGATAGCTGGTTCTCCCCGAAATGCATTTAGGTGCAGCGTCGTGTGTTTCTTGCCGGAGGTAGAGCACTGGATAGGCGATGGGCCCTACCGGGTTACTGACCTTAGCCAAACTCCGAATGCCGGTAAGTGAGAGCACGGCAGTGAGACTGTGGGGGATAAGCTCCATGGTCGAGAGGGAAACAGCCCAGAGCATCGACTAAGGCCCCTAAGCGTACGCTAAGTGGGAAAGGATGTGGAGTCGCAGAGACAACCAGGAGGTTGGCTTAGAAGCAGCCACCCTTGAAAGAGTGCGTAATAGCTCACTGGTCAAGTGATTCCGCGCCGACAATGTAGCGGGGCTCAAGCGTACCGCCGAAGTCGTGTCATTGCAGCAATACTCCCAACGGAGGCTGTGATGGGTAGGGGAGCGTCGTGTGCCGGGTGAAGCAGCAGCGGAAGCTAGTTGTGGACGGTTCACGAGTGAGAATGCAGGCATGAGTAGCGATACACACGTGAGAAACGTGTGCGCCGATTGACTAAGGGTTCCTGGGTCAAGCTGATCTGCCCAGGGTAAGTCGGGACCTAAGGCGAGGCCGACAGGCGTAGTCGATGGACAACCGGTTGATATTCCGGTACCCGCTTTGAAACGCCCAATATCGAATCAGGCGATGCTAAGTCCGTGAAGCCGTTCCGGACCCTTCGGGGAAAGGAAAGTGGTGGAGCCGACGAACCAGACTTGTAGTAGGTAAGCGATGGGGTGACGCAGGAAGGTAGTCCAGCCCGGGCGGTGGTAGTCCCGGGGTAAGGGTGTAGGCCGAGGGGTAGGCAAATCCGTCCCTCATTAAGGCTGAGACCTGATGCCGAGCCGATTGTGGTGAAGTGGATGATCCTATGCTGTCGAGAAAAGCCTCTAGCGAGTTTCATGGCGGCCCGTACCCTAAACCGACTCAGGTGGTCAGGTAGAGAATACCGAGGCGTTCGGGTGAACTATGGTTAAGGAACTCGGCAAAATGCCCCCGTAACTTCGGGAGAAGGGGGGCCATTCCTGGTGATGAGTCTTGCACTCTGAGCTGGGGGTGGCCGCAGAGACCAGCGAGAAGCGACTGTTTACTAAAAACACAGGTCCGTGCGAAGCCGTAAGGCGATGTATACGGACTGACGCCTGCCCGGTGCTGGAACGTTAAGGGGACCGGTTAGTGACCTTTCGGGGTTGCGAAGCTGAGAACTTAAGCGCCAGTAAACGGCGGTGGTAACTATAACCATCCTAAGGTAGCGAAATTCCTTGTCGGGTAAGTTCCGACCTGCACGAATGGCGTAACGACTTCTCGACTGTCTCAACCATAGGCCCGGTGAAATTGCACTACGAGTAAAGATGCTCGTTTCGCGCAGCAGGACGGAAAGACCCCGGGACCTTTACTACAGTTTGATATTGGTGTTCGGTTCGGCTTGTGTAGGATAGGTGGGAGACTTTGAAGCAGCCACGCCAGTGGTTGTGGAGTCGCCGTTGAAATACCACTCTGGTCGTGCTGGATGTCTAACCTCGGTCCGTGATCCGGATCAGGGACAGTGTCTGATGGGTAGTTTAACTGGGGCGGTTGCCTCCCAAAGGGTAACGGAGGCGCCCAAAGGTTCCCTCAGCCTGGTTGGCAATCAGGTGTTGAGTGTAAGTGCACAAGGGAGCTTGACTGTGAGACCGACGGGTCGAGCAGGGACGAAAGTCGGGACTAGTGATCCGGCGGTGGCTTGTGGAAGCGCCGTCGCTCAACGGATAAAAGGTACCCCGGGGATAACAGGCTGATCTTCCCCAAGAGTCCATATCGACGGGATGGTTTGGCACCTCGATGTCGGCTCGTCGCATCCTGGGGCTGGAGTCGGTCCCAAGGGTTGGGCTGTTCGCCCATTAAAGCGGTACGCGAGCTGGGTTTAGAACGTCGTGAGACAGTTCGGTCCCTATCCGCTGTGCGCGTAGGAATATTGAGAAGGGCTGTCCCTAGTACGAGAGGACCGGGACGGACGAACCTCTGGTGTGCCAGTTGTCCTGCCAAGGGCACGGCTGGTTGGCTACGTTCGGGAGGGATAACCGCTGAAAGCATCTAAGCGGGAAGCCTGCTTCAAGATGAGTATTCCCACCTCCTTGAGAGGGTAAGGCTCCCAGTAGACGACTGGGTTGATAGGCCAGATGTGGAAGCCCGGTAACGGGTGAAGCTGACTGGTACTAATAGGCCGAGGGCTTGTCCTCAGTTGCTCGCGTCCACTGTGTTAGTTCTGAAATAACGAACGGCTGTGAATACGCCAGCGTTCAAATTTCATAGTGTTTCGGTGGTCATAGCGTTAGGGAAACGCCCGGTTACATTCCGAACCCGGAAGCTAAGCCTTTCAGCGCCGATGGTACTGCAGGGGGGACCCTGTGGGAGAGTAGGACGCCGCCGAACAACCCGCCCTTTTAGCTCAGTCGGTAGAGCGTCTCCATGGTAAGGAGAAGGTCAACGGTTCGATTCCGTTAAAGGGCTCCATCGAAGAAGGCCCCCGCCGTTTGGCGGGGGCCTTTTTTGTTTTCCGGCACCGTCCCGCCCTTCCGAGATCCTTTCAGAGACCCCCGCGGCGGCCGCCGCAGGCAGGAAGGGCGGTCCGAGACAGAGCTGCCTACCATGGATGTGAAGGGCAGATAAGGTACGTCCGGCGGCTTCGAGGTGCCCCCAAGGGCCGCTCGGCTGGCCCAGGAGGCGTGATGACCGTACCCCCCGACGCAGCGGCGCCGCAGCACACGCAGAGCGACGCCGAGGACGTCCTCAAGAACGTCGGAAGCAGCTGGCACTGGGCGTTCGGCTTCGCCCTCGCGACCCTGATCCCCGGCATCCTCGTGCTCGTCTGGCCGGACGAGACGCTGCACGTCCTGGCCGTCATCATCGGCCTGCAGTTCCTGGTCGCCGGCGCCTTCCGGTTCGTCAGCGCCTTCTCGCACAGCCGCGACGGCGGCAGCAGACTGGCGGGCGTCCTGATCGCGATGCTCGCCTTCCTGGCGGGCGTCCTGGTGCTGCGTCATCCGATGCAGACGATCGGGGCGCTGAGCTTGATCATCGGAGTGTTCTGGTTGCTGTCCGGAGTGCTCGCGGCGTTCACGGCGATCGCCGACCACACGCTCGTGCACCGAGGCCTTCAGTTCGGCCTGGGTGCTCTCGGTGCCGTCGCCGGAGTCGTCGTGCTGTGCTTCCCGGTGGACTCCGCCGTCGCCCTGACACGACTGCTGGGACTCTGGCTCGTCCTGCTGGGCGTGTTCGAGCTGGTGATGGCCTTCGCGCTGCGTTCCGCCACCCGCCGGATCACGCCGCCGCGTCCGGGCTGACCGCGCCCGCCGTGCGCACGCTATTCGCTCGTGCGCTGTTCCGGGACGCGGAAGGCGAGGATGGCCATGTCGTCCGACGCGGGTTCCGCGGCGAAGCGTTCCACCGCGCGCAGGACACGGGAGGCGACCGCACCCGCGGTGAGGCCCGTACAGGTGGTGAGGACCTCGGCGAGGCCGTCGTCGCCCAGCATGCGGGTGCCCTCGCGGCGTTCGGTGATGCCGTCGGTGACGCAGAGCAGCACGTCGCCGGGGTCGAGGGTGAGGGTCTGCTCGTAGAGGTCCAGGTCGTCGATCACGCCCAGCAGCGGCTGCGGGTCCGCGGCGGCGTCGACCTGGCCGTTCGGGCGCAGGCGTAGCGGGAGCGGGTGGCCCGCGCAGACCACCTTCATCAGGGCGCCGCCGTCGGGCTGGGGGTGGAGTTCGCCGTAGAGGAGGGTGAGGAAGCGGCTGCGGGCGCCCTCGTCGAGGATGGCCGCGTTGAGGCGCTCCAGGACCGCGGGGCCGCCGAGGCCCTCGCGGGCCAGCAGGCGCAGGGCGTGCCGGGCGAGGCCCGTGACGGCCGCGGCCTCCGGGCCCGTGCCGCAGACGTCGCCGATGGCGAATCCGTACGCGCCGTCCCGGATCGGGAAGACGTCGTAGAAGTCGCCTCCGACCTCGTTGCCCTCGCCGGCCGCGCGGTAGATCACCTCGACCTCCATGCCGGGGATCGCCGGGGAGCCGGGCGGCAGCAGGCTGCGCTGGAGGGAGCGGCTGATCGCGGTGCGCTCCGAGTACAGGCGGGCGTTGTCGAGGGCCAGGGCGGCACGGCGGGAGAGGTCTTCGGCGAGTTCGAGGATCTCCTGGCGGAAGTGTTCCTCGCGCGGCTTGCCGAGGGTCAGCATGCCGATCACGCGGTTGCGGGCGAGGAGGGGAAGGACCACCGTCTCGCCGCCGACCGCGAGGGTCGCCTCGGGCCACGGGCGGGCGCCGGCCTCGCGGACCGGTTCGGGCGGGCGTACCTGGGAGAGGAGTTCCTTGAGGCCGTCGATGCGCTCCTCGTCCTCGTGGAGGACGTAGGAGAGGTACGGGTCGGAGGACTGGTCGGCGATGGTGTAGACGGCGCACCAGGTGGCCAGGGTCGGGACGGTCATCTGGGCCATGAGGGCCAGGGTCTGGTCCCGGTCGAGGGTGCCGGCCAGCAGGTCGGAGGCCTCGACGAGGAAGGACAGGGAGCCGCGGCGCAGGCGCTCCAGCTCGCCGAGGCGGGCCGACTCGACGGCGAGGGCGATGCGGTCGGCGGCGAACTGGAGGTGCAGGGCCTCTTCGTTGGAGTAGCGGCCGGGGGCTTCGGCTGCGACGCCGAGGGATCCGGTGAGGCGGCCTTCGACCTTGAGGGGGACGGTGACGGCGGAGCGCATGCCGGTGGCCTCCAGGAGCGGCACGGCTCCGGGGGAGGCGACGAGGTCGTCGTGGACGGCGGGCATGCGGGCCGAGCCGTAGCGGTTGGTGCCGGCCTCGACGGGGACGCGGGCGAAGCGCTGGCGGGTGGAGGGCAGGCCGGTGGTTGCACGGACCTCCAGCTCGGTCTCGTCGTCGGTGGCGAGCAGCAGGAAGGCGGCGTCGGCGTCGAGGAGGTCGCGGGCGCGTTCCACGGTGCGCTGGAGGAGTCCGTCGAGGTCGTCGGGGGCGGGGGAGCCGATGAAGACCTCGAAGGGGTCCGTGGGGCGGGGCTCGGTGAAGTGGCCGCTGTCGGAGGTGGGCACCCGTACCGGGGTCTGGAGCAGGGCGCGTTCGTCGTCGTGGACGAGGAGGCAGACGATGGACGGTTCGCCGTGGGCGTCGCGGACCCGCAGGTGCGAGGCGAAGACGGGGATGACGCGGCCGTCGGCGCCGCGGACGCCGTAGCTGCCTTCCCAGCGGGACAGGCGCAGGGCCTCGGCGATGCCGGTTCCGGTGCCGGGGGTCTGGGGCCAGGCGGCGAGTTCGGCGAGGGGGCGGCCGAGCGCCTTCTCGGCGGGGTGGCCGAAGATGTGCTCGGCGTCCTCGTTCCAGGCGGAGATGGCGTCGGCCGAGTCGATCTGGAGGACGGCGACGCGGACCCGGCTGTCGGCCAGGGGCAGCAGCTGGTCGGGGACGACGGGGCCCGCGGAGCGGGTACCGACCGGCCGGTCTGGCTGGTCCAGGCGGAACCACACGTGCTTGTGGGTGGCGGTGTACTCGACGCCCCAGCGGGTGGCGAGCGCGGCGCACAGCATCAGGCCGCGGCCGTTCTCGCGGTCGGGGTCGGCGTAGGGGCGCTCGCCGGGGTGCTGGAGCGGGAGTTCGCGCTCCGGATACCGGTCGGCGACCTCGACCCGTACGCCGCCCTCGGCACGCAGGCACAGGACTTCGGCCCGGGTTCCGGCGTGGACCACGGCGTTGGTGACGAGCTCGCTGGTGAGGACCACCGCGTCGTCGACGATGTCCGCGAAGCCCCAGCCGTGCAGGGTGTCGCGGACGAACCCGCGGGCGGCGGCGACCGAGCGCCCGAGGGGATCGAAGCTGGCAGCCGCCCGTGCCGTGATCACGAGTCTCCTTCGACGCGGTTGGACATCGGGTGCCAGGTTACTTACCTTCGCGGTCGGCATGGTGCCGTCGTCGGGGATTCCACCCGCAGGGTACGGCGGGTGTGCGATGGTGCCGAAGTGTTATGGCCGGGTTCGGCCAGGGTGAAACACTGGGCAGGCTTGCAGAGCCGGCTTGTGACGAGTCAGGCGTCCGGTGGAAGAGTGGTCGACCCTTTCGGGAGGGACACGGTGGAGTCTGGCGCAGCGGTACGGCGTACGGGAACGCGGCCGAAAGGCGGACGTTCCCGGCGCAGTGGCACGACGGAGGTCGATACCGCCGCTCTGAACCGGCTGCTCACGGCCCTGGTGTCGATGCGGGACGGGAACTTCCGCAAGCGGCTGACGGTGTCCGGCGAGGGCGTGATGGCGGAGATCGCCGCCGTCTACAACGAGGTCGCCGACCGGAACCTCCACCTGACCGGGGAGCTGTCCCGGGTGCGGCGGACGGTGGGCCGTGAGGGCAAGCTGAGTGAACGGCTGGAAACAGGTGCCTGTGAGGGTTCCTGGGCAGCCGCGATCGATGCCTCGAACCAGCTGG encodes:
- a CDS encoding HdeD family acid-resistance protein; its protein translation is MTVPPDAAAPQHTQSDAEDVLKNVGSSWHWAFGFALATLIPGILVLVWPDETLHVLAVIIGLQFLVAGAFRFVSAFSHSRDGGSRLAGVLIAMLAFLAGVLVLRHPMQTIGALSLIIGVFWLLSGVLAAFTAIADHTLVHRGLQFGLGALGAVAGVVVLCFPVDSAVALTRLLGLWLVLLGVFELVMAFALRSATRRITPPRPG
- a CDS encoding SpoIIE family protein phosphatase is translated as MPTAKVSNLAPDVQPRRRRLVITARAAASFDPLGRSVAAARGFVRDTLHGWGFADIVDDAVVLTSELVTNAVVHAGTRAEVLCLRAEGGVRVEVADRYPERELPLQHPGERPYADPDRENGRGLMLCAALATRWGVEYTATHKHVWFRLDQPDRPVGTRSAGPVVPDQLLPLADSRVRVAVLQIDSADAISAWNEDAEHIFGHPAEKALGRPLAELAAWPQTPGTGTGIAEALRLSRWEGSYGVRGADGRVIPVFASHLRVRDAHGEPSIVCLLVHDDERALLQTPVRVPTSDSGHFTEPRPTDPFEVFIGSPAPDDLDGLLQRTVERARDLLDADAAFLLLATDDETELEVRATTGLPSTRQRFARVPVEAGTNRYGSARMPAVHDDLVASPGAVPLLEATGMRSAVTVPLKVEGRLTGSLGVAAEAPGRYSNEEALHLQFAADRIALAVESARLGELERLRRGSLSFLVEASDLLAGTLDRDQTLALMAQMTVPTLATWCAVYTIADQSSDPYLSYVLHEDEERIDGLKELLSQVRPPEPVREAGARPWPEATLAVGGETVVLPLLARNRVIGMLTLGKPREEHFRQEILELAEDLSRRAALALDNARLYSERTAISRSLQRSLLPPGSPAIPGMEVEVIYRAAGEGNEVGGDFYDVFPIRDGAYGFAIGDVCGTGPEAAAVTGLARHALRLLAREGLGGPAVLERLNAAILDEGARSRFLTLLYGELHPQPDGGALMKVVCAGHPLPLRLRPNGQVDAAADPQPLLGVIDDLDLYEQTLTLDPGDVLLCVTDGITERREGTRMLGDDGLAEVLTTCTGLTAGAVASRVLRAVERFAAEPASDDMAILAFRVPEQRTSE